One window from the genome of Nitrospirota bacterium encodes:
- a CDS encoding helix-turn-helix transcriptional regulator translates to MVVKQSDYAKIFKALSNEQRLGIFMMIYKDCCGSGGTFQVEKNKTCCEEIKGSVGKAFTKVCDCVSLSRSTISHHFKELQNAGLITCEREGQAFRCRVNKETVKAIKKFLN, encoded by the coding sequence ATGGTTGTGAAACAATCGGACTATGCAAAGATATTCAAAGCCCTTTCGAACGAGCAGAGGCTCGGCATCTTTATGATGATCTACAAGGACTGCTGCGGTTCAGGCGGAACGTTCCAGGTTGAAAAAAATAAAACCTGCTGTGAAGAAATTAAAGGCAGCGTGGGAAAGGCGTTCACCAAGGTTTGTGACTGCGTGAGCCTGTCACGCTCAACAATATCGCACCATTTTAAAGAGCTTCAGAATGCAGGGCTAATTACCTGTGAACGCGAGGGGCAGGCATTCCGCTGCCGTGTCAATAAAGAAACTGTTAAAGCAATAAAAAAATTCCTAAATTAA
- a CDS encoding acyltransferase family protein, which yields MPEERRRILSFDLLRASAVLYIIFVWHIHEYAGRILYSRVTETLMYAFLSIVVFISGFVLTLKYDHFSTVREAAVFFKKRILRIYPLYVFALALFFFSSLITYNQLLSGVFLSNSLFNTELKTLWFVTMIIIYYVILAALLHTYSMKRTLLVSVAFFFCSILLHLVFDLIDIRFIYYFVPFIAGVISAKHRSIYMFLKNRAVAFVSISLILLSNYIPDFLHRDWFGHFYYIAAIFFSISPLIVLSDIVAVKINKNIIFKFSYASYCMYILHRIIYWMLLEIYVPGSNILTLAYLFFAGLPVIYFISASLQSGYDSLFRKEGLKDFDQLPRRIGFYRIVPIGLFAGAYIYLIQS from the coding sequence ATGCCGGAAGAGCGCCGCAGGATACTCAGTTTTGATCTCTTAAGGGCTTCAGCGGTTTTGTATATAATCTTTGTCTGGCATATACATGAATATGCAGGCCGGATATTATACTCGCGGGTAACTGAAACATTGATGTATGCTTTTTTGAGCATCGTTGTCTTCATCTCAGGTTTTGTGCTTACGTTGAAGTATGATCATTTTTCAACCGTCAGAGAAGCGGCGGTATTCTTTAAAAAACGGATACTGAGAATCTATCCTTTATATGTATTCGCATTGGCACTCTTCTTTTTTTCTTCATTGATCACATATAACCAGCTGTTGTCAGGCGTTTTTCTGTCTAATTCTTTATTCAACACGGAACTGAAAACGCTCTGGTTCGTCACGATGATAATTATCTACTACGTTATACTTGCGGCACTGCTTCATACTTATTCAATGAAAAGGACGCTCCTTGTCTCTGTTGCTTTCTTCTTTTGCTCAATTTTGCTCCATCTGGTGTTTGATCTGATAGATATCCGATTTATATATTATTTTGTTCCATTCATAGCGGGGGTTATCTCTGCGAAGCACAGATCCATATATATGTTCCTGAAGAACAGAGCGGTTGCTTTTGTTTCTATCTCACTAATATTACTGTCTAACTATATACCGGATTTTTTGCATAGAGACTGGTTCGGCCATTTTTATTATATTGCGGCCATATTTTTCTCGATCTCTCCTTTAATTGTATTATCTGACATAGTGGCTGTAAAAATTAACAAAAATATAATATTTAAATTCAGCTACGCTTCTTACTGCATGTATATCCTTCACAGGATAATTTACTGGATGCTGCTTGAAATTTATGTTCCAGGATCGAATATCCTGACACTTGCATATTTATTCTTTGCCGGGCTTCCTGTGATATATTTTATATCGGCCAGTCTTCAAAGCGGGTATGACTCTTTATTCAGGAAGGAAGGGTTAAAAGACTTTGATCAACTGCCCCGGAGGATCGGATTTTACAGGATCGTCCCGATCGGATTATTTGCGGGAGCATATATTTATTTAATTCAATCCTGA